A DNA window from Zingiber officinale cultivar Zhangliang chromosome 3A, Zo_v1.1, whole genome shotgun sequence contains the following coding sequences:
- the LOC122053477 gene encoding protein JINGUBANG-like, producing the protein MNGESIRGCALFAEEGGGLPRTSSFSALLHSDPLIKSASEEDFHGRTSSPSPANPGYFSDHSSHTDDQPSSADSSPLQMSPWNHQPDSDPFFDPANAPPPPPTDLFQAAGSGLVASLVREEDHIYSLAAVGDLLYTGSDSKNIRVWKNQKEFSGFKAASGFVKAIVISNDHCVFTGHQDGKVRLWKASPKDPRIHKHVGTLPRFKDLIKCSFNPSNYVEAAHKRHHHRSSALWIRHHDAVSCLCLSEDQSLIYSGSWDRTLKVWRVEDMRCVESINAHDDAINAVALGFDNMVLTGSADGTVKVWKPEQLPKPPMGNKKGNGKKPAAAFLTRHEPYATLVRQDMAITALVVNSAAGMVYAGSSDGGVSWWDHRGVGGDAGSGGVIRGHKVAVLCLAAAGSLVFSGSADKTLCVWRREAGGVHVCLSVLTGHTGPVKCLAVEANQEKSKSNGRWVVYSGSLDKSVKVWKIADNADSDCRCSAATPHWDLETTLPCQQTPNYDMY; encoded by the coding sequence ATGAACGGAGAATCCATAAGAGGTTGTGCTTTGTTCGCCGAAGAAGGCGGCGGCCTCCCTCGCACCTCCAGCTTCTCCGCCCTCCTGCACTCTGACCCTCTCATCAAGTCCGCGAGCGAGGAGGATTTCCACGGCCGAACCAGCAGCCCTTCCCCAGCCAACCCTGGCTATTTCTCCGACCACAGTTCCCACACCGACGACCAGCCCTCTTCCGCCGACAGCTCCCCCTTACAGATGTCCCCTTGGAACCACCAACCCGACTCCGACCCATTTTTCGACCCCGCCAATGCTCCTCCTCCGCCCCCTACCGACCTCTTCCAGGCTGCCGGCTCCGGCCTCGTCGCCTCCCTCGTCCGCGAGGAGGACCACATTTACTCCCTCGCTGCTGTCGGCGACCTCCTCTACACTGGCTCCGACAGCAAGAACATCCGCGTGTGGAAGAACCAAAAGGAGTTCTCCGGCTTCAAGGCCGCAAGCGGCTTCGTGAAGGCCATCGTCATCTCCAACGACCACTGCGTCTTCACCGGCCACCAGGATGGCAAGGTTCGCCTTTGGAAGGCTTCCCCGAAGGACCCGCGTATTCACAAACACGTCGGGACACTCCCGCGCTTCAAGGACTTGATCAAGTGCTCCTTCAACCCCAGTAACTACGTGGAGGCCGCCCACAAGCGCCACCACCACCGCTCTTCCGCCCTTTGGATTCGCCATCATGATGCCGTGTCCTGCCTCTGCCTCAGCGAGGATCAATCCCTAATTTATTCCGGCTCTTGGGACCGCACGCTCAAAGTGTGGCGCGTCGAGGACATGCGTTGCGTCGAGTCGATCAACGCCCACGATGACGCGATCAACGCCGTCGCCCTGGGGTTTGACAACATGGTCTTGACTGGATCGGCTGACGGCACGGTGAAGGTGTGGAAGCCAGAGCAACTGCCGAAGCCGCCGATGGGAAACAAGAAGGGGAACGGGAAGAAACCAGCAGCTGCCTTTCTAACCAGGCATGAGCCGTATGCGACACTCGTGCGGCAGGACATGGCGATAACGGCGCTGGTGGTCAACTCTGCGGCGGGAATGGTGTATGCGGGATCATCGGACGGCGGCGTCAGCTGGTGGGACCATAGAGGTGTGGGCGGCGATGCAGGGAGCGGAGGTGTGATCCGAGGGCACAAGGTGGCGGTGCTGTGCCTAGCGGCGGCAGGGAGCCTGGTGTTTAGCGGTTCCGCCGACAAGACATTGTGCGTGTGGCGGCGAGAGGCAGGCGGCGTCCACGTGTGCCTGTCAGTGTTGACGGGGCACACAGGGCCCGTGAAGTGCTTGGCGGTGGAGGCAAACCAAGAAAAAAGCAAGTCAAACGGGAGGTGGGTGGTGTACTCGGGGAGTCTGGATAAGTCAGTGAAGGTGTGGAAGATCGCCGATAACGCCGATTCGGACTGTAGATGTTCGGCGGCGACACCACACTGGGACTTGGAGACTACTTTGCCCTGCCAACAGACGCCTAACTACGACATGTATTGA
- the LOC122053478 gene encoding cysteine-rich repeat secretory protein 38-like → MAANPFRADCGGDAYNSSSSFGRSLSGLLSSLTFLSSNSNSANATATAGAGRDSVYGLYMCQGDLFGSNCQSCIQTAVAGANQSCPGVHRAIVYYDQCHLCYSDANFFGVVDADGFNMTNPLEVTSSRMAFNILSDLVQAAPQQRPFMFATNLSDMYPLFALAQCTADLSPDGCRRCLTASLAGIENCCIQRKGWRYLSPSCWIRYEPTPFFGNYPNNLSTYIIRSQCSSLDVQSDDLSARTANLRGLFDDLSAQAPATGFYSSSAGDGDDRMYGLGLCAGDDATRGECAACLATAGQAIANECPNKTEGYMWYGPCFLKYS, encoded by the coding sequence ATGGCAGCGAACCCTTTCAGAGCAGATTGCGGCGGCGACGCCTACAACTCGAGTAGCAGCTTTGGCAGAAGCCTAAGCGGCCTCTTGTCCTCCCTCACTTTCCTTTCCTCCAATTCTAACTCCGCCAACGCCACCGCCACCGCCGGAGCCGGTAGAGACTCCGTCTACGGCTTATACATGTGCCAAGGCGACCTCTTCGGCTCCAACTGCCAGAGCTGCATCCAGACTGCCGTCGCCGGCGCCAACCAAAGCTGCCCGGGAGTTCATCGAGCAATCGTCTACTACGACCAGTGCCACCTCTGCTACTCTGACGCAAACTTCTTCGGCGTCGTCGACGCTGACGGATTCAACATGACCAACCCCTTGGAGGTAACTAGTTCGCGGATGGCGTTCAACATATTGTCCGATTTGGTGCAGGCGGCGCCCCAGCAACGGCCATTCATGTTTGCCACCAACTTGTCGGATATGTATCCCCTGTTCGCCCTGGCTCAGTGCACGGCCGACCTGAGCCCCGACGGCTGCCGGAGGTGCTTGACGGCGAGTCTGGCGGGCATCGAGAACTGTTGCATCCAGAGGAAAGGGTGGCGGTATCTCTCCCCGAGCTGCTGGATAAGGTACGAGCCCACTCCGTTCTTTGGCAATTACCCCAACAACTTGAGCACGTACATCATCCGGAGCCAGTGCTCGAGCTTGGACGTGCAATCCGACGACCTCAGCGCGAGGACGGCCAATTTAAGAGGCCTCTTCGACGACTTGAGTGCTCAAGCTCCGGCGACGGGCTTCTACAGCTCTTCCGCCGGAGACGGCGACGATAGGATGTACGGCCTCGGGCTCTGCGCCGGGGACGATGCGACTCGCGGCGAGTGTGCGGCATGCCTCGCCACAGCGGGGCAAGCCATAGCGAACGAGTGCCCCAACAAGACGGAGGGGTACATGTGGTACGGACCGTGCTTCTTGAAGTACTCGTAG